In the genome of Vidua macroura isolate BioBank_ID:100142 chromosome 19, ASM2450914v1, whole genome shotgun sequence, one region contains:
- the ZNF750 gene encoding zinc finger protein 750 has translation MSLLKERKPKKPHYIPRPPGKPFKYKCFQCPFTCNEKSHLFNHMKYGLCKNSITLVSEQDRVIKCPKGSSLEPKQVNQLESTVKPTSSKSVTNGLSSLDSKPQYPFTKEDAKENVELQNQATNAAIQGQKPAIPKELSPASSAAEGAIGVQPLMEGMVRPSAFVPVGEHRDSKGPEITEASEILSLSNKSSFHTKSAFHAPAHPWKAGSFLPEFPHKVAPTKGFGSISPYMQPMIPEYSPHFYEHRLAIYTPYLLPGNAECESSALSVYGTQDQRHFLPHPGPLPKPLNPSAYEHYRLFQQYHSTPPIPYGFCRPTDPPFYRFSHVAGINRDQNSHLMEETTLLYPASLSPSQQYPLSSHKKQADYEKEMTLLHAKGNAKDDQNERENAKMSPLAGSAATGSPGRPSPTNFTQTSHTCEGLFDLSNKSSSTSLGKYDQSEENFTAFRPVRKSTDQPPSLQGVQAQQERGDSPNSINVTDEDSHTQTDGQNNAGSLSNTEEDTGIGPLNLSKKPDTSTGPTHEHMYKTPSKTDRQSFLEMQDMPLNLSVKDSCNTASLKTSFHSPSHDNTAAAPNAEKESSGAEPCVPKNPSSSACDKPFAAQRGEAADLGLMESCDEQKQTAAVALCQLAAYSPGTARLEGDGHGAQDGHAAPAEPASHTQDAPCNPKGKGQKRTNQKESTKSQQGAKRVRPNDCSRVFTLRKRTRVS, from the exons atgagtctCCTCAAAGAACGTAAACCCAAGAAGCCTCATTACATCCCAAGACCACCGGGAAAGCCGTTCAAGTACAAGTGCTTCCAGTGCCCCTTCACTTGCAATGAGAAATCCCATCTCTTTAACCACATGAAGTATGGCCTCTGCAAAAACTCCATCACGTTGGTGTCGGAGCAGGATCGCGTCATCAAGTGTCCAAAGGGCAGTTCCCTGGAGCCCAAACAGGTCAACCAGCTGGAGTCTACCGTCAAACCAACTTCTTCTAAATCTGTCACAAACGGACTGTCAAGCCTCGATTCAAAGCCTCAATATCCTTTCACAAAAGAAGATGCCAAGGAAAACGTTGAGTTACAAAACCAGGCAACAAACGCCGCAATTCAAGGACAGAAACCTGCGATTCCGAAGGAATTAAGCCCTGCCAGCTCCGCAGCAGAAGGCGCCATCGGCGTGCAGCCCCTGATGGAGGGCATGGTCAGGCCCTCGGCCTTCGTTCCCGTCGGAGAACACCGAGACAGCAAAGGCCCGGAAATCACTGAGGCATCTGAAATCCTCTCCCTCTCTAACAAAAGTTCTTTTCACACCAAGTCTGCGTTTCACGCACCAGCTCACCCGTGGAAGGCAGGTTCTTTCCTCCCAGAATTTCCACACAAAGTTGCTCCCACGAAAGGCTTTGGCTCCATTTCACCTTACATGCAACCAATGATTCCCGAGTACTCACCCCATTTCTATGAGCACCGGCTTGCTATCTACACACCTTACCTGCTCCCAGGTAACGCAGAGTGTGAAAGCTCTGCTCTCTCTGTCTATGGAACACAAGATCAGAGACACTTTCTTCCCCACCCTGGGCCACTTCCAAAACCCCTAAATCCATCAGCATATGAACACTATCGATTGTTCCAACAGTACCACTCCACTCCACCAATACCATATGGATTTTGTAGGCCAACAGATCCTCCATTTTACAGATTTTCACACGTAGCTGGTATTAACAGGGATCAAAACTCTCATCTGATGGAAGAAACCACCTTGCTGTACCCAGCATCTTTAAGCCCTTCCCAACAATACCCTCTAAGTTCACATAAAAAACAAGCAgattatgaaaaagaaatgacGTTATTGCACGCCAAAGGTAACGCTAAGGATGACCAAAACGAAAGAGAGAATGCCAAAATGAGCCCTCTCGCGGGAAGCGCGGCAACAGGCTCCCCCGGCAGACCCAGCCCCACCAACTTCACCCAGACAAGCCACACGTGCGAGGGTTTGTTTGACCTCTCCAACAAGTCATCGTCCACATCCCTGGGCAAGTATGACCAGTCAGAAGAAAACTTCACAGCCTTCAGACCTGTGAGAAAAAGCACGGACCAACCGCCTTCGCTTCAAGGCgtgcaggcacagcaggagagaggggatTCGCCTAACAG CATCAATGTCACTGATGAAGactcacacacacagactgaTGGTCAGAACAACGCGGGCTCACTGTCCAACACGGAAGAAGACACAGGGATAGGTCCCCTCAATCTTTCAAAAAAGCCCGACACAAGCACAGGACCTACTCATGAGCACATGTACAAAACCCCATCCAAAACAGACAGGCAGAGCTTCCTGGAAATGCAGGACATGCCCCTGAACCTCTCGGTGAAGGATTCCTGTAACACAGCCAGCCTGAAAACGTCCTTCCACAGCCCGTCCCACGATAACACCGCCGCTGCTCCGAACGCCGAGAAGGAGAGCTCCGGAGCGGAGCCGTGCGTCCCCAAGAaccccagcagcagtgcctgtgacAAACCCTTCGCAGCCCAGCGTGGTGAGGCTGCAGACTTGGGGCTCATGGAGAGCTGTGATGAGCAGAAGCAGACGGCGGCCGTGGCTCTGTGCCAGCTGGCCGCCTAcagccccggcacggcccggctGGAGGGCGACGGGCACGGCGCGCAGGACGGGCACGCCGCGCCCGCAGAGCCCGCTTCCCATACTCAGGATGCTCCGTGCAACCCAAAGGGGAAAGGACAAAAAAGGACAAACCAAAAAGAATCCACGAAATCCCAGCAAGGTGCTAAGAGGGTCAGGCCCAATGACTGCAGCAGAGTCTTCACTTTAAGGAAGAGAACAAGAGTGTCCTAA